The genome window CGGCGATCACGAAGTCCCCTTTGACCCAGCGGTATTCCCGCGAGGGAGGAGCGATCATGAGCATCGTCACCGCGCCCCGGTCGGTCGTCAGCGTTCGCTCGCCGAGAACCTGGACCTGGTCGCCGTTGGTGAGCTGCCGGCCGTAGAACTTGTGGTCGTCGCCAAGCTGGCTGCCGATGCGGACGATCGCCCGGGGGAGCGAGCCGTCCTCATTCGGAACGACCTGCACGACGCCGCGGTCTCCCTGCCTCTGGATGAGACGGGCGTCGATGTAGCTGAAGCTCCCCGCGGGAGGGGAGACCATGAACCATCCCCCCGGATCGTGCCGGTGGACGGTCACGGCGTCGCTCTTCTTGAGGACGCCGGTCGGGTAGTAGTGCGTGCCCGGCCCACTCCGTACCTCGACGTCGTCCGCCTGGACCACGGCGTCGTAGGGGAATTTCGGAGCGGAGGCACGCGTCTCGGACGCATACGCGATGAGCAAGAGGCCAAGAGCGAACGCTCGCATGGACAGGACTCCAACTTCGCGATCCGGACCTGGCCGGCGGAGAACCCGCGGTTCAGGTCGTCAGGGAGGGGAGGGTGGTTCGTTCCCGGTGCCGGCAGGGGGAAGGGAGGGTCAGGCGGGGCGGGGAACCGAACCGAAGGGAAGCGGACGAAGAGGGGGCCGAACGTCCGGGACCAGAGGCAAAGCCGACGAATCGCCGTCGCTCCTGGTCCCCGACTTCCGGCACCCGCACGGGTCAAGCCCGTTCTTCGTGCCGCCGTCTGAAGGGAGCGGAGAGATATCCCCGACCGGCGGAAACCGCCAAGAGGGTTTTGTTCGATTTCGGCAGTCGCTGCCGAGGGATTGTAGGAATGGCAAAAAGTGCCGGTGACGCGTCCGGAGGGACTCTTTAGGATTGGGCCTCCAATGAGTGGAAATCTTCTCCCGCCAAATACAACGGAGTGATGCAATGACGTTCCGGACACGACTGGGGGCCGCCTTGGCGGTGTCCGCCCTGCTGGCTTCCGGCAAAGTCCAGGCCCAGCAGGTTTCCGCCGAACAGCTGATGGACTACACCCCGCGTCAGAAGGACGTGGAGATCGACATGCCGACAAAGGCCGACCTCGCCCAGTGCAAGGTCGAGGTCAAGCAGGCGGGGAAGACGTCGGGCTACATCCTCACCGGACCGCAGGGGCAGATGCTCCGCTGGTTCAAGGATGGCGAGGACGCCGACCGGGCGGTCGACGAGTTCCGTTATTACAAAGATGGTTTCGAGGTCTATCGCGAGATCGATTCCGACGGCGACGCCAAGATCGACCAGTACCGGTGGATGAACACCGCCGGCACCCGCTGGGGGATCGACAGCAACCAGGACGGCGTGATCGACCAGTGGAAGATCCTCTCGGCCGAGGAGCTCTCGCGGGAAGTCGTCCGGGCGCTCGCCAACCGGAATGAGGCGGCCCTGCAGGCGGTCCTGGTGACCGCCGAGGATCTCAAGCGGCTCGGCTTCGATGCCGACCTGTCGAAGGAAATCCTGGGGAACGTCTCCGCTCCCGGCCAGAAGATGCAGCAGATCCTGTCGCAGAGCAAGGTGATCCAGCCGACCACCAAGTGGCTCCGCTTCGATGGCCAGAACCCGAGTCTCGTCCCCTCCGACGCCGGCAAGGCAACGCAGGACCTGACGATCTACGGGAACGTCATGGCGATCGTCGAGACCGGGAGCCAGACCGGCTTCATCCAGGTCGGCGAGATCCTGAAGGTGGGAGATGTCTGGAAGCTGACCCAGATGCCCCGCGCGATCGACGAAAGCGTCAAGGAGCTTGTCGCCGGCTCGATCCTGCGGCCCGGCACCGGATCGAGCGAGACGGTCTCGGCCGACATCACCCCGGAGATGAAGCTGCTGATCGATCAGCTCACGCAGCTCCACGAGAACGCTCCCAAGCCCGGCGACAAGCCGGAAGCGATCGGCCGGTACAACGTCGAGCACGCCCGTCTTCTGGGAGCGCTCGCCGCGACCGGCGGGTCCGAGAGCGACCGGCTCCAGTGGAAGCGGCAGCAGATCGACATCATCGCCGAGGCGACCCAGGTCGACACCTTCCCGAACGGCCTCGACGAGCTGACCAAGCTCGAAACGGCGATCCGCCGCGACAAGGCGTCTCCGCTTCTCTCCCACGTCACGTTCCGCCGGATCCTGGCGCAGTACTTCGTCGACCTCAGCAAGGCGGAGGCGGCCGACCGGCAGAAAGTCCAGGACGGGTTCCTCGCCTCCCTCGAGAAGTTTGTCACCGACTTCCCGACGGCGGAGCAGGTTCCGGACGCGATGTACCAGCTCGCGACCGCCCTCGACCTCAACGGCAAGCCGACCGAAGCGTCCCGATGGTACGGCCAGCTGATGAAGGATTTCCCCAAGACCGAAGTCGGCGAGCGGGCGACCGGCTCGCTGCGGCGGCTCCAGCTGAAGGGGCGTCCGCTCGTCATGGCCGGAACCGGCCTGACCGGCGGCTCGATCGACGTCGCTCAGTACCGGGGGAAGACCGTGATCGTGGTCTACTGGGCCACGTGGTGCAAACCGTGTACGGAAGACCTGCCGGCGCTGAAGGAGCTCTATGCGGCCAACCGCGCGAGTGGTCTGGAGGTGCTGGGGATCAACGTCGACAACGCCGACGGTCCGATCAAGGAGTACATCGCCGAGTACAAGGTCCCCTGGGCTCATATTGCGGAGAAGAAGGGGATGGATTGTCCGCAGGCGATCAACTACGGGATTTTGTCGGTGCCGACGATGTTCGTGGTCGATTCGACCGGGACGGTGCAGCTCGTGACCGCTTCGCTGGACGACATCAAGAAGGTTCTCCCGGACCTTCTGAAGAAGTGAGCCTGTCGGAGCGATCAAACCGCGTCCTTGCCGGCGCGGCTCGATAGCTCAAACCCAACATGCCACGGCAGCCCGGGGTCAAGGGGGTCTCACCCCCTTGCCGCCGGAGGCCTCTTCCCCGCTGAACTGTGGGACGCAACGGGTGCCCCCTTTGTGGCACCAGCGTTGAGGACTCCCTCCCCCACAACGCTGGCTTCGCAATCCTCGGGTCTTAGGTGAGGGGGCATACGGCACGTTGTCCGCGCTTGGACACGTGCTCCTTCAGACATCTCTCGACGGCCAGGCCTCCGGCGGGCAAAGGGGCCTTGCCCCTCTGCACTCCCCACCAGGGTACCCCTGGACCCGGTGAAACAGGCGACTGGCTCCCCGCCTTCCATTACGATCTCCCACCACCAGGGAGATCGTGATCGATGCCGATTCGCCGCGAATTCGTGGACTGGGCCAAGCCCGCCCTTCCAGCCGTCATCGACCGCCTGAAAGCCGATTACTCCATCGCCGGCTTCTGCGACCTCTCCAACGTCATCGCCGTCTTCCCCGGCAGCCGCGCCGGCCGACGATTCCTCGAACTCCTCGCAGAGAAGACGGGCGGGCGCAACATCCCCCCGGAAGTCGTCACCGTCGGTGCACTCCCGGAACGCCTCTACCAGCCCAAACGCCCATTCGCCAACACCCTCACCCAGGAGTTCGCCTGGGTCGAGGCCCTCCAGCAAATCCCCCGCGACCGACTGAGCCTCGTCCTCAGCCAGATCCCCCCCGACGAAGACGTCGACGCCTGGATCGCTCTCGGCCGGATGATCTCCGCCCAGCACACCGAGCTGACCGCCGACCGCATCGACTTCAGCGACGTCGCCAAACGGGGCGCCGAACTGCCCGAGTTCGACGAGTCCGCCCGCTGGGAAGCCCTCCACGACGTCCAGAAGGCCTATCTCGCCCTCCTCGACAGCCTGGATCTCTGGGACATCCACACGGCGCGGCTCGTGGCCATTGACCAGCAGGAATGCCGCACCGACCGCGACATCGTGATCGTCGGCGCGGCCGACCTGAACCAGACTCTGCGGGCCATGCTCGATCAGGTCGCCGACCGGGTCACGGCCTACGTCCACGCGGCGCCGGCGCTCGCGGACCTCTTCGACAGCCACGGCTGCCTGGTCCCCGACGCGTGGGAAGACCGCGACGTCGAGATCGCGGCGGGCCAGATCCTTGTCGTCGACCGCCCCGTCGACCAGGCGGACGCCGTCGTCCGCACGCTCGGCTCCCTCGGCGGCCAGCGCCGCGTCGAGGACATCACGGTCGGCCTCGGAGACGAACGACTCGCCCTGCCGATCCAGCGCCGCCTCGAAGAGAACGAGATCCCCTCCGCCTGGGTCGTCGCCCGCACGCTGCCGGAGACCGGGCCCTATCGACTGCTCGCGGCCATCGCCGACAACCTCGAAAGCGGGAACCTCGCGACGACGTTCGCCGCCCTGATCCGCCATCCCGACATGACGAACTGGCTCGGGCAGCAGGAGCTCGAACCCGGCTGGCTGACGGCGGTCGACGGCTACTTCGCCTCGCACTTCCAGCGCCGCCTCGGGGAATGGCTCGGCGAGTCCGCGGAGACCGAAACCGCGCAACAGGTGACCGAGCAGGTCGACTCCCTTCTGGGACCGCTCAGCTCCGGAATGCGCCCGCTCGCGGACTGGACGCGGCCCCTGATCCAGCTCCTGCTGACGATCTACGGCCACCGCGAGTTCGACCGCAACCTCGACGCCGACCGGATCCTGATCGAGTCCGTCCAGACCATCCAGCAGGCCCTCGAAGAGCACGCCGAGCTCCCCCCGCAACTCGTCCCATCCGTCTCGGCCGCCCAGGCGATCCGGCTGACGCTTGAAGAGGTGCTGCAGAAGACGCTCCCGCAGACGCCTGCGGATGACGCCCTCTCGCTCCTCGGATGGCTCGAACTCCCCCTCGACGACGCCCCGGTCCTGATCCTGACCGGCTGCAACGAGGGGATGATTCCGTCCTCGATCAACTCCCACCTGTTTCTCCCCAACGCCCTCCGGCGGCACCTCGGCGTGACCGACAACGCCCGCCGCTACGCCCGCGATGCCTACGCCCTCTCGGCCTTGCTCCATTCGCGGGAGGAGATCACGGTCATCGCCGGCCGCCGCGACATGGAGAACGAGCCGCTCACCCCCAGCCGCCTACTCTTCGCCGCGGCCCCCGAGGAGATCGCCCGCCGGGTCGAACAGTTCTATGGCCAGCCCGCCCCCTCCCGTCCCACGCGGAGCCCCTTCCGGGCCACGCAACCGCAGTCGGGCTTCACGATTCCCCGGCCCATCCCCCTGAAGACGCCGGTCGCGGAGATTCGCGTCACGGCCTTTCGCGACTACCTCCGGTCCCC of Planctomyces sp. SH-PL14 contains these proteins:
- a CDS encoding redoxin domain-containing protein, which translates into the protein MTFRTRLGAALAVSALLASGKVQAQQVSAEQLMDYTPRQKDVEIDMPTKADLAQCKVEVKQAGKTSGYILTGPQGQMLRWFKDGEDADRAVDEFRYYKDGFEVYREIDSDGDAKIDQYRWMNTAGTRWGIDSNQDGVIDQWKILSAEELSREVVRALANRNEAALQAVLVTAEDLKRLGFDADLSKEILGNVSAPGQKMQQILSQSKVIQPTTKWLRFDGQNPSLVPSDAGKATQDLTIYGNVMAIVETGSQTGFIQVGEILKVGDVWKLTQMPRAIDESVKELVAGSILRPGTGSSETVSADITPEMKLLIDQLTQLHENAPKPGDKPEAIGRYNVEHARLLGALAATGGSESDRLQWKRQQIDIIAEATQVDTFPNGLDELTKLETAIRRDKASPLLSHVTFRRILAQYFVDLSKAEAADRQKVQDGFLASLEKFVTDFPTAEQVPDAMYQLATALDLNGKPTEASRWYGQLMKDFPKTEVGERATGSLRRLQLKGRPLVMAGTGLTGGSIDVAQYRGKTVIVVYWATWCKPCTEDLPALKELYAANRASGLEVLGINVDNADGPIKEYIAEYKVPWAHIAEKKGMDCPQAINYGILSVPTMFVVDSTGTVQLVTASLDDIKKVLPDLLKK
- a CDS encoding PD-(D/E)XK nuclease family protein, producing MPIRREFVDWAKPALPAVIDRLKADYSIAGFCDLSNVIAVFPGSRAGRRFLELLAEKTGGRNIPPEVVTVGALPERLYQPKRPFANTLTQEFAWVEALQQIPRDRLSLVLSQIPPDEDVDAWIALGRMISAQHTELTADRIDFSDVAKRGAELPEFDESARWEALHDVQKAYLALLDSLDLWDIHTARLVAIDQQECRTDRDIVIVGAADLNQTLRAMLDQVADRVTAYVHAAPALADLFDSHGCLVPDAWEDRDVEIAAGQILVVDRPVDQADAVVRTLGSLGGQRRVEDITVGLGDERLALPIQRRLEENEIPSAWVVARTLPETGPYRLLAAIADNLESGNLATTFAALIRHPDMTNWLGQQELEPGWLTAVDGYFASHFQRRLGEWLGESAETETAQQVTEQVDSLLGPLSSGMRPLADWTRPLIQLLLTIYGHREFDRNLDADRILIESVQTIQQALEEHAELPPQLVPSVSAAQAIRLTLEEVLQKTLPQTPADDALSLLGWLELPLDDAPVLILTGCNEGMIPSSINSHLFLPNALRRHLGVTDNARRYARDAYALSALLHSREEITVIAGRRDMENEPLTPSRLLFAAAPEEIARRVEQFYGQPAPSRPTRSPFRATQPQSGFTIPRPIPLKTPVAEIRVTAFRDYLRSPYRFYLRHVLGLSDSQQAAGELDASAFGNLIHDVLSEFGQGPLRESVDDREIRAFLQEQLDKLVLETFGREIAVPIRVQIEQARARLHVFAGWQAEWARQGWRIVFAEVPQKSTPVPFEVDRGRSIQLKGRIDRIDRNIRDGAWMIFDYKTGDAAKSPEKVHLEKKEWVDLQLPLYRHLARPLGVEGNIGLGYITLPRDMSAIKEQIAGWTEEDLDAADEVARRVVRSIWAEEFWKELPAEPGWLTEFGPICQDGVFDREAIV